The Linepithema humile isolate Giens D197 chromosome 7, Lhum_UNIL_v1.0, whole genome shotgun sequence genome has a window encoding:
- the LOC137001312 gene encoding uncharacterized protein isoform X2, which yields MYLDVYREMICIKPPQVSLQVLLLVVGLWPFQQSKFVQLQLIIFFSILITFIVFQLTTFVTLKCTTHLVINVFSSVLIYIIFIVKYSSFFIHNDVVKCLLEQLQRTCDQLTDENEINIIKKYNTYTKCYITLCTMTEYFVDQEKYFYLMMLHAIAASSIGGIAVLATAMILLACQHHACGMFRIASYRVEQAMTVCNSRRNCLKSHNLIYKGLIYAVDMHRKAMKFSQLSLSRFKVMIFLIISIGVICSSLNYFRIFHALSFGFNIEELVMPVLFVAISFVYLMISNYCAQEIMEHNDDVFITVYSGQWYLTPVHVQKMVLFLLQRSTKAFTLNLGRLFVGSLESAAMLLSTIFSYFTVIYSTQR from the exons ATGTATCTCGATGTGTATAGAGAGATGATCTGCATAAAACCTCCACAAGTCAGCCTCCAAGTTCTATTACTTGTCGTTGGTCTATGGCCATTTCAGCAATCCAAATTTGTTCAACTTCagttgataatattttttagtattcttattacttttattgtatttcag CTGACAACATTTGTGACTTTAAAATGCACTACGCATCTTGTTATCAACGTTTTCTCATctgtattaatttacattatatttatagttaaaTACAGTTCATTCTTTATTCATAATGATGTT GTAAAATGTTTGCTAGAGCAATTGCAACGCACTTGTGACCAACTGACGGATGAAAATGAAATCAATATCATAAAGAAGTACAAcacatatacaaaatgttacataaCTTTATGCACGA TGACCGAGTATTTTGTcgatcaagaaaaatatttctatctgaTGATGTTGCATGCCATCGCAGCTTCATCCATAGGAGGAATAGCAGTGCTAGCAACGGCAATGATACTCCTAGCCTGTCAACATCATGCCTGCGGAATGTTTCGAATTGCAAG TTACCGTGTTGAGCAAGCGATGACAGTTTGTAATTCAAGAAGAAACTGCTTAAAAAGccacaatttaatttataaaggaTTAATTTATGCCGTCGATATGCATCGTAAAGCTATGAA ATTCTCTCAGTTATCGTTATCCAGATTTAAGGTAAtgatctttttaataatatcgatcggtgtGATTTGCAGCAGTCTTAATTATTTTCGG ATTTTTCATGCACTGTCATTTGGATTTAACATTGAGGAACTAGTCATGCCTGTTCTATTTGTAGCCATCAGCTTTGTGTATCTAATGATAAGCAATTATTGCGCACAAGAAATCATGGAACATAATGATGACGTCTTTATTACTGT ATACAGTGGTCAATGGTATTTAACACCCGTACATGTACAGAAAATGGTGCTGTTTCTTTTGCAAAGAAGTACTAAAGCTTTTACTTTGAATCTAGGCAGACTGTTTGTAGGATCTTTGGAAAGTGCGGCTATG ttGCTGAGCACcatattttcatactttaCTGTCATTTACTCTACGCAGCGTTAA
- the LOC137001312 gene encoding odorant receptor 30a-like isoform X1 codes for MYLDVYREMICIKPPQVSLQVLLLVVGLWPFQQSKFVQLQLIIFFSILITFIVFQLTTFVTLKCTTHLVINVFSSVLIYIIFIVKYSSFFIHNDVVKCLLEQLQRTCDQLTDENEINIIKKYNTYTKCYITLCTMLFIVVGFVIILYPFWPRILDILLPTNESRPHPSLLLVTEYFVDQEKYFYLMMLHAIAASSIGGIAVLATAMILLACQHHACGMFRIASYRVEQAMTVCNSRRNCLKSHNLIYKGLIYAVDMHRKAMKFSQLSLSRFKVMIFLIISIGVICSSLNYFRIFHALSFGFNIEELVMPVLFVAISFVYLMISNYCAQEIMEHNDDVFITVYSGQWYLTPVHVQKMVLFLLQRSTKAFTLNLGRLFVGSLESAAMLLSTIFSYFTVIYSTQR; via the exons ATGTATCTCGATGTGTATAGAGAGATGATCTGCATAAAACCTCCACAAGTCAGCCTCCAAGTTCTATTACTTGTCGTTGGTCTATGGCCATTTCAGCAATCCAAATTTGTTCAACTTCagttgataatattttttagtattcttattacttttattgtatttcag CTGACAACATTTGTGACTTTAAAATGCACTACGCATCTTGTTATCAACGTTTTCTCATctgtattaatttacattatatttatagttaaaTACAGTTCATTCTTTATTCATAATGATGTT GTAAAATGTTTGCTAGAGCAATTGCAACGCACTTGTGACCAACTGACGGATGAAAATGAAATCAATATCATAAAGAAGTACAAcacatatacaaaatgttacataaCTTTATGCACGA TGCTTTTTATAGTGGTCGGAttcgttataattttatacccATTTTGGCCGCGTATTCTCGATATCCTATTGCCCACGAACGAATCTCGACCACATCCTTCGTTGTTACTAGTGACCGAGTATTTTGTcgatcaagaaaaatatttctatctgaTGATGTTGCATGCCATCGCAGCTTCATCCATAGGAGGAATAGCAGTGCTAGCAACGGCAATGATACTCCTAGCCTGTCAACATCATGCCTGCGGAATGTTTCGAATTGCAAG TTACCGTGTTGAGCAAGCGATGACAGTTTGTAATTCAAGAAGAAACTGCTTAAAAAGccacaatttaatttataaaggaTTAATTTATGCCGTCGATATGCATCGTAAAGCTATGAA ATTCTCTCAGTTATCGTTATCCAGATTTAAGGTAAtgatctttttaataatatcgatcggtgtGATTTGCAGCAGTCTTAATTATTTTCGG ATTTTTCATGCACTGTCATTTGGATTTAACATTGAGGAACTAGTCATGCCTGTTCTATTTGTAGCCATCAGCTTTGTGTATCTAATGATAAGCAATTATTGCGCACAAGAAATCATGGAACATAATGATGACGTCTTTATTACTGT ATACAGTGGTCAATGGTATTTAACACCCGTACATGTACAGAAAATGGTGCTGTTTCTTTTGCAAAGAAGTACTAAAGCTTTTACTTTGAATCTAGGCAGACTGTTTGTAGGATCTTTGGAAAGTGCGGCTATG ttGCTGAGCACcatattttcatactttaCTGTCATTTACTCTACGCAGCGTTAA